The following coding sequences lie in one Numenius arquata chromosome 27, bNumArq3.hap1.1, whole genome shotgun sequence genomic window:
- the CTSK gene encoding cathepsin K, with product MPGMWWPALLALLAPAVVAQLHPQRELDTQWDLWKKTYRKQYNGQADEVARRLIWEKNLKYINTHNLEHAMGVHTFELAMNHLGDMTSEEVVRTMTGLKVPRGHPRRNETLYVPDWTERAPAAVDWRRKGYVTPVKNQGQCGSCWAFSSVGALEGQLKRKTGKLLSLSPQNLVDCVANNDGCGGGYMTNAFEYVRQNRGIDSEDAYPYIGQDESCMYSPTGKAAKCRGYREIPEGNEKALKRAVARIGPVSVGIDASLPSFQFYSRGVYYDQSCNPGNINHAVLAVGYGTQKGTKHWIIKNSWGEEWGNKGYVLLARNMNNACGVANLASFPKM from the exons ATGCCGGG GATGTGGTGGCCcgctctgctggccctgctggcccccgcggtggtggcccaGCTGCACCCCCAGCGGGAGCTGGACACCCAGTGGGACCTATGGAAGAAAACCTATCGCAAGCAGTACAACGGCCAG GCGGACGAGGTGGCGCGGAGGCTGATCTGGGAGAAGAACCTCAAGTACATCAACACCCACAACCTGGAGCACGCGATGGGCGTCCACACCTTTGAGCTGGCCATGAACCACCTGGGGGACATG ACCAGCGAGGAGGTGGTGAGGACGATGACGGGCTTGAAGGTGCCCCGTGGCCACCCACGTCGCAATGAGACCCTCTACGTCCCCGACTGGACCGAGAGAGCCCCGGCGGCTGTGGACTGGAGGAGGAAAGGCTACGTGACGCCGGTCAAGAACCAG GGCCAGTGCGGCTCGTGCTGGGCTTTCAGCTCGGTGGGGGCCCTGGAGGGGCAGCTGAAGCGGAAGACGGGGAAGCTGCTCTCCCTCAGCCCCCAAAACCTGGTGGACTGCGTGGCCAACAACGACGGCTGCGGCGGCGGCTACATGACCAACGCCTTCGAGTACGTCCGGCAGAACCGCGGCATCGACTCCGAGGACGCCTACCCCTACATCGGCCAG GACGAGAGCTGCATGTACAGCCCCACCGGGAAGGCGGCCAAGTGCCGCGGCTACCGGGAGATCCCCGAAGGCAACGAGAAGGCGTTGAAGAGGGCCGTGGCCAGGATCGGACCCGTCTCCGTGGGCATCGACGCCAGCCTGCCCTCCTTCCAGTTCTACAGCCGCG GCGTGTACTACGACCAGAGCTGCAACCCCGGCAACATCAACCACGCGGTGCTGGCGGTGGGCTACGGCACCCAGAAGGGCACCAAGCACTGGATCATCAAGAACAG CTGGGGCGAGGAGTGGGGCAACAAGGGCTACGTCCTCCTGGCCCGCAACATGAACAACGCCTGCGGCGTCGCCAACCTCGCCAGCTTCCCCAAGATGTGA
- the CTSS gene encoding cathepsin S, giving the protein MKLVAAIALLATLTAALGHPDPALDWHWQLWKKTYGKEYPHEREEGVRRATWEKNLRLVTLHNLEHSLGLRSYQLGMNHLADMTSEEVAALLTGLHVAPRPKRVSTYRPQPGSKVPDTVDWREKGCVTEVKNQGACGSCWAFSAVGALEAQVKLKTGKLVSLSAQNLVDCSMMYGNKGCSGGFMTSAFQYIIDNEGIDSDESYPYTAQNGTCQYNVSTRAATCSKYVELPHADEAALKDAVANVGPVSVAIDATQPTFFLYRSGVYDDPRCTQEVNHGVLVIGYGTLNDKDYWLVKNSWGVSFGDEGYIRMSRNHANHCGIASYASYPLI; this is encoded by the exons ATGAAGCTGGTGGCTGCCATCGCCCTCCTGGCCACGCTCACGGCGGCACTGGGACACCCCGACCCCGCGCTGGACTGGCACTGGCAGCTCTGGAAGAAAACCTACGGCAAGGAGTACCCCCACGAG AGAGAGGAAGGGGTCCGGCGGGCGACGTGGGAGAAGAACCTGCGCCTGGTGACGCTGCACAACCTGGAGCACTCCCTGGGGCTGCGCTCCTACCAGCTGGGCATGAACCACCTGGCAGACATG ACCAGCGAGGAGGTGGCGGCTTTGTTAACTGGGCTGCACGTGGCTCCTCGCCCAAAGCGGGTCTCCACGTACCGACCGCAGCCTGGCAGCAAAGTCCCGGACACGGTGGACTGGAGGGAGAAGGGATGCGTCACGGAGGTGAAGAACCAG GGCGCCTGTGGGTCGTGCTGGGCCTTCAGCGCCGTGGGAGCCCTGGAAGCCCAGGTGAAGCTGAAGACGGGGAAGCTGGTGTCCCTGAGCGCCCAGAACCTCGTTGACTGCTCCATGATGTACGGGAACAAAGGCTGCAGCGGAGGTTTCATGACCAGTGCTTTCCAGTACATCATCGACAACGAAGGGATCGACTCGGACGAGTCCTACCCCTACACGGCTCAG AACGGGACGTGTCAGTACAACGTCTCCACGAGAGCCGCCACTTGTTCCAAGTACGTGGAGCTCCCCCACGCCGACGAAGCAGCCCTGAAGGACGCTGTGGCCAACGTGGGACCAGTCTCTGTCGCCATTGACGCCACCCAGCCCACCTTCTTCTTGTACAGGTCAG gggtgTACGATGACCCCCGGTGCACGCAGGAGGTGAATCACGGCGTCCTCGTCATCGGCTACGGCACTCTCAACGATAAGGACTACTGGCTGGTGAAAAACAG ctgGGGCGTGAGTTTTGGTGACGAGGGCTACATCCGCATGTCGAGGAACCACGCCAACCACTGCGGGATCGCCAGCTACGCCTCCTACCCCCTGATATAG